GTGATCAAAGAGCAGAAGAAGTAGTAGACGAAGTATTTGACTTATTCGTGGACTTAAATGCAAATGATGAGCAATGTGAATTCCCTATAATATACGGAGTAGCTAAGCAAGGTATAGCTAAATTAGAAATGGATGATGATAGTACTGATCTTTCTCCATTATTTGAAACAGTAATAAACCATGTTTCTGCTTACCCTGATTATGACGCTGAAGATTTACAACTTCAAGTATCAGCTCTTGCATATGATGATTATGTAGGTAGACTTGGTATAGGTAGAGTCTACAAAGGAACTGTTAAAAACGGTTCTCAAGTTTCTATCTGTAAAGCTGATGGAACTGTTGCTAGAGGAAAAATATCTAAACTTACAGTTTACGAAGGCTTAGTTCAAGTTGAAAAAGACGAAGTAGGTTCAGGTGAAATAGTTGTTGTAGCTGGTATGCCAGATATATCTATAGGTGAAACTATATGTAATCCGGATGCTCCAAAACCTATGGAAATGATACACATAGAAGAGCCAACATTATCTATGAACTTCTTAGTTAATGATTCTCCATTCTGTGGTAAGAGTGGTAAGTTCGTTACAACTAGACATATAAAGGATAGATTAGATAAAGAATTAGAAGTTAACGTTGGGCTTAAAGTTGAGCCAATGGATACTAGTGACGGATATAGAGTATCTGGACGTGGAGAGCTTCATTTATCTATATTACTTGAAAATATGAGACGTGAAGGATATGAAATAGGTGTATCTAAGCCAGAAGTTTTACTTCATAAAGAAGATGGTAAGCTAATGGAACCAATGGAAAAAGTTATAGTTAACTGTCCAGAAACTTACTCAGGAACTGTTATAAATAAATTAAACTTAAGAAAAGCTATGATGGAAGCTATGGAAATAGAAGGGGATTATGTTAAAATAACATTTATAGCTCCTACTAGAGGTCTTCTAGGTTATAGAAGTGAGTTTATAAATGATACTCGTGGAGAAGGAACTATAGTTAGATCATTTGAAAGATACGAAGAACATAAAGGTGCTATACCAGGAAGAACTAATGGAGTTTTAGTTGCTCACGGACCTGGAACTACTATGGCTTATTCTTTAGCTGCTTTAAGTGAAAGAGCTCAAATGTTCGTTGATCCAGGTGTTGATGTTTACGAAGGTATGATAATAGGTATGAACTCAAGAAAAGACGATATGGTTGTTAATGCATGTAAAAACAAAAAGTTAACTAACGTTCGTTCTTCTGGTACTGACGATGCTGTTAAGTTAAACCCTGCTAAACATTTCACTTTAGAAGAAGCTTTAGAATTTATAGGTGATGATGAGTTAGTTGAAATAACTCCAGATGCTATAAGATTAAGAAAAAGATTCTTAAATGAAAATGAAAGATTAAGATATAATAAATCTAGACAAGCTAGTAAATAATTAATAAAAAAGGAGCTGTATCTTAACAGCTCCTTTTATTTTATACTTCTACAATTATCGGGAATATACTAGTTCCTCTCTTTAATTTGATATACAGATGTCTATCAACAGCTTTTTTCACTCGAGATTTCATTACACTCCACTCTAATACATCATTTTCTAAGCATTTTTCAACTTCATTTAATACAATAGCTTTTACATCATCTATTAAATCTGTAGCTTCTCTTGCATATATAAATCCTCTAGTTATTATATCTGGACCTGCTACTATAGACTTACTTTCTTTATCTATACCTATAACAATTGTCATCATCCCATTTTCTGCTAAATATTTTCTATCCCTTAAAACGATATTCCCTACATCTCCAACTCCTATACCATCTACATATACAGTCCCTACTCTTACCTTTCCATTTTTTTTAGCAACTTTCTTATTTAGTTCAAGAACTTCTCCGTTATCTAAAATAAATATGTTTTCTTTTTTCATACCTAATTTAGCTGCTAAATTTTTATGATGTACTAAATGTCTATACTCTCCATGCACCGGCATAAAAAACTTTGGATGAACTAATGTATGTATAAGTTTCAATTCTTCTTGATATGCATGCCCTGAAACATGTACAGCCTCTAAATCTTTGTATATTACCTCCGCTCCTTTTCTATATAACTGGTTTATAA
The nucleotide sequence above comes from Paraclostridium bifermentans. Encoded proteins:
- the typA gene encoding translational GTPase TypA — protein: MTNKNKIINIAVIAHVDAGKSTLVDAFLSQSGVFRDNEVVKDCVMDSNDLEKERGITIYSKNCAINYNGYKINIVDTPGHSDFSSEVERVIKTVDTVVLLVDASEGPMPQTRFVLQKSLELGLRPILFINKIDKSDQRAEEVVDEVFDLFVDLNANDEQCEFPIIYGVAKQGIAKLEMDDDSTDLSPLFETVINHVSAYPDYDAEDLQLQVSALAYDDYVGRLGIGRVYKGTVKNGSQVSICKADGTVARGKISKLTVYEGLVQVEKDEVGSGEIVVVAGMPDISIGETICNPDAPKPMEMIHIEEPTLSMNFLVNDSPFCGKSGKFVTTRHIKDRLDKELEVNVGLKVEPMDTSDGYRVSGRGELHLSILLENMRREGYEIGVSKPEVLLHKEDGKLMEPMEKVIVNCPETYSGTVINKLNLRKAMMEAMEIEGDYVKITFIAPTRGLLGYRSEFINDTRGEGTIVRSFERYEEHKGAIPGRTNGVLVAHGPGTTMAYSLAALSERAQMFVDPGVDVYEGMIIGMNSRKDDMVVNACKNKKLTNVRSSGTDDAVKLNPAKHFTLEEALEFIGDDELVEITPDAIRLRKRFLNENERLRYNKSRQASK